From a region of the Thermodesulfovibrionales bacterium genome:
- the gspG gene encoding type II secretion system major pseudopilin GspG: MKRSICFAGHAGRSCRGFTLLEVMIVVVILALLAAVVAPKIIGRIDDAKITDAKVQIRNFETALKFFKMDNGFYPDTQQGLDALVEKPTTGDIPKKYRDGGYLEQKKIPLDPWGNPYVYVSPGLHGDYDIMSYGADGKEGGEGINADIKSWEMQ; the protein is encoded by the coding sequence ATGAAGAGAAGTATCTGTTTCGCAGGGCATGCCGGACGTTCCTGTCGGGGTTTCACCCTCCTCGAGGTAATGATCGTCGTCGTAATCCTTGCCCTTCTTGCCGCCGTAGTCGCCCCGAAGATAATCGGCAGGATCGATGATGCGAAGATAACGGATGCGAAGGTCCAGATCAGGAATTTCGAGACGGCGCTTAAGTTCTTCAAGATGGACAATGGATTCTACCCCGACACCCAGCAGGGACTCGATGCCCTTGTCGAAAAACCGACGACCGGCGACATACCGAAAAAGTATCGGGACGGAGGCTATCTGGAGCAGAAGAAGATACCTCTGGACCCTTGGGGGAATCCCTACGTGTACGTCTCGCCGGGCCTTCATGGGGACTACGACATAATGAGCTATGGAGCTGACGGCAAAGAGGGCGGAGAAGGCATCAATGCGGATATCAAGAGTTGGGAGATGCAGTAA
- a CDS encoding prepilin-type N-terminal cleavage/methylation domain-containing protein, translating into MRISRVGRCSKGFTLLELIVAIFIISLVVSLSIPSLTLIGEGRVVSDAKRIASILRYLNDSAVATKENLPLKVGLGEKIVSYAGPDGEKSERFDTISFIELQSKGKLTEGEVTVFFGPSGSSESFQIHLHNDKQDATVVLNALSGRVKIIQDEKP; encoded by the coding sequence ATGCGGATATCAAGAGTTGGGAGATGCAGTAAGGGCTTCACCCTTCTAGAGCTCATCGTCGCTATCTTCATCATATCCCTCGTGGTGTCGTTATCCATTCCTTCTCTGACCCTGATCGGGGAGGGCAGGGTGGTTTCCGACGCAAAGCGGATCGCGTCCATCCTGAGATACCTCAATGACAGCGCGGTAGCCACGAAGGAAAATCTCCCCCTCAAGGTCGGTCTTGGAGAAAAGATCGTCTCTTATGCCGGTCCCGATGGGGAGAAATCGGAACGGTTCGATACCATTTCATTCATAGAACTGCAGTCAAAGGGAAAGCTGACCGAAGGCGAGGTGACCGTCTTTTTCGGACCGTCAGGCTCCTCGGAGAGTTTTCAGATCCATCTCCATAACGATAAACAGGACGCAACGGTCGTCCTGAACGCCCTGAGCGGCAGGGTGAAGATAATTCAGGATGAAAAACCTTAG